Proteins found in one Kiritimatiellia bacterium genomic segment:
- the maf gene encoding septum formation inhibitor Maf — MEKKESLVLASASPRRRAFLRSLGLKFRIVPPELNETPNRGERPAHYARRLAEDKATEVAARVRGPAVIIAADTIVVQGRKILQKPRDRADAARMLRALSGRWHAVISGLCVARADGGRIVRMRSRTVRTAVEFKRLTPGEIAGYIATGEPMDKAGAYAIQGIGSFMVRAIRGSYTNVVGLPVAEMVDILEQDFGLVLHLRTK; from the coding sequence ATCGCTAGTACTGGCCAGTGCGTCGCCGCGTCGCCGCGCATTCCTGCGGTCGCTGGGGCTGAAGTTCCGCATCGTGCCCCCGGAACTTAACGAGACTCCCAACCGCGGGGAGCGGCCCGCGCACTATGCGCGCCGCCTCGCGGAGGACAAGGCCACCGAGGTGGCGGCCCGCGTCCGCGGTCCGGCCGTGATCATCGCGGCGGACACGATCGTGGTCCAAGGTCGGAAGATCCTGCAGAAACCCCGGGACCGGGCCGATGCCGCGCGCATGTTGCGGGCGTTGAGCGGCCGGTGGCACGCGGTGATATCCGGCCTGTGCGTGGCGCGCGCGGACGGCGGACGGATCGTCCGGATGCGCAGCCGAACGGTCCGGACCGCGGTTGAGTTCAAGAGGCTGACCCCCGGCGAGATCGCCGGCTACATCGCCACGGGCGAGCCGATGGACAAGGCCGGGGCGTACGCGATCCAGGGGATCGGCTCGTTCATGGTGCGGGCGATCCGGGGCTCCTACACCAATGTGGTCGGCCTGCCCGTCGCGGAAATGGTGGACATCCTCGAGCAGGATTTCGGATTGGTCCTGCACCTGCGGACGAAGTAA
- a CDS encoding DUF503 domain-containing protein has product MVIGLLQATLSIPESHSLKDKRMVLRSLKDRALNKMNVSVAEVDQQDLWQAATLAFVTVAAEKDVVEQRLAAVSEHLRSDPRAILLDYETHLL; this is encoded by the coding sequence ATGGTCATCGGATTGCTCCAGGCGACGCTAAGCATCCCGGAATCGCACTCGCTGAAAGACAAGCGCATGGTGCTGCGCAGCCTCAAGGACCGGGCGCTGAACAAGATGAACGTCAGCGTCGCGGAGGTGGACCAGCAGGACCTCTGGCAGGCGGCCACGCTGGCCTTTGTCACCGTGGCGGCGGAAAAGGACGTCGTGGAACAACGCCTTGCCGCGGTCAGCGAGCACCTGCGGTCCGACCCGCGCGCAATCCTGCTCGACTACGAGACACACCTGCTGTAG
- the ruvB gene encoding Holliday junction branch migration DNA helicase RuvB, with amino-acid sequence MSERFVTDTLNKADTEFDISLRPARFADFVGQPKVRERLELFVEAARGRGDVLGHVLLSGPPGLGKTTLAYILAHAMGVNIKVTSGPVIDKPGDLAGLLTNLEKGDFLFIDEIHRLQKSVEEYLYAAMEDFVLDIVIDQGPHSRSVRLNLPRFTLVGATTRSGLLTAPLRSRFGLTARLDYYEAEALQEIITRSARILNVDVEPDGAREIADRARGTPRIANNLLAWVRDYAQVKAGNRITRDVADKALSMLDIDEHGLDEMDKRILETLLHKFSGGPVGVHSLSVSVGEEPDTIEEVYEPFLIQQGYLKRTPQGRVATERAYEKFGLKPKGAQPGLF; translated from the coding sequence ATGAGCGAACGATTCGTCACCGATACCCTGAACAAGGCGGACACGGAGTTCGACATCAGCCTGCGGCCGGCCCGCTTCGCGGATTTCGTCGGCCAGCCCAAGGTCCGCGAGCGGCTGGAACTGTTCGTCGAGGCCGCGCGGGGGCGGGGCGACGTCCTCGGGCACGTGTTGCTTTCCGGTCCGCCGGGCCTCGGCAAGACCACGCTGGCCTACATCCTCGCCCACGCCATGGGCGTGAACATCAAGGTCACCTCCGGGCCGGTGATCGATAAGCCCGGCGACTTGGCCGGCCTGCTGACCAACCTGGAGAAGGGAGACTTCCTGTTCATCGACGAGATCCACCGGCTCCAGAAGTCCGTGGAGGAATATCTCTATGCGGCTATGGAAGACTTCGTTCTGGATATCGTCATCGACCAGGGCCCGCATTCGCGGTCGGTCCGCCTAAACCTGCCGCGCTTCACGCTGGTGGGCGCCACGACGCGCAGCGGGCTGCTGACCGCGCCCTTGCGCTCGCGGTTCGGCCTGACCGCAAGGCTGGATTACTACGAGGCGGAGGCGCTCCAGGAGATCATCACGCGCTCGGCCCGCATCCTGAACGTGGACGTCGAGCCGGACGGCGCGCGGGAGATCGCGGACCGCGCCCGGGGCACGCCGCGCATCGCCAACAACCTGCTGGCCTGGGTGCGCGACTACGCGCAGGTCAAGGCGGGCAACCGGATCACCCGCGACGTCGCCGACAAGGCCCTGTCCATGCTGGATATCGACGAGCACGGCCTGGACGAAATGGACAAGCGCATCCTGGAAACCCTGCTGCACAAGTTCAGCGGCGGGCCGGTCGGCGTGCATTCGCTGTCCGTCTCCGTCGGCGAGGAACCGGACACGATCGAGGAAGTCTACGAGCCCTTCCTGATCCAGCAGGGCTACCTCAAGCGCACGCCGCAAGGCCGCGTGGCCACCGAGCGCGCCTACGAGAAGTTCGGATTAAAGCCCAAGGGCGCGCAGCCGGGATTGTTCTGA